A region of Kribbella sp. NBC_01245 DNA encodes the following proteins:
- a CDS encoding dienelactone hydrolase family protein: MTTAPTSDLTGWVRSTFTGGGLSHDCYEKGSGPGVVVIPEVPGITPEVLGFADHLVDQGFTVVVPSPFGQPERAESTTYTLGVVARLCVASEFRAFATNAERPIARFLRAVASDLAARTTGPGVGVIGMCFTGGFALAAAVDDTVLASVLSQPSVPIPLGQTRRQDPGLSQPELDRIAERAEKDEVRMIALRFSEDRLCPRQRFDVLRARLGDAFEIIQLDSSPGNAAGFGKTAHSVLTRELRETPGHPTLDARDRVVTFLRERLG, from the coding sequence ATGACCACTGCGCCCACCTCCGACCTGACCGGTTGGGTCCGATCGACCTTTACTGGTGGCGGTTTGAGCCATGACTGCTACGAAAAGGGCAGTGGTCCTGGCGTGGTGGTGATCCCGGAGGTCCCCGGCATCACGCCCGAGGTGCTGGGCTTTGCCGATCACCTGGTCGACCAGGGTTTCACCGTCGTCGTACCTTCACCTTTTGGTCAGCCCGAACGCGCCGAGTCCACGACGTACACGCTGGGCGTCGTCGCCCGGCTCTGCGTCGCCAGCGAATTCCGCGCCTTCGCCACCAATGCGGAGCGGCCGATCGCCCGTTTCCTGCGAGCCGTCGCGTCCGATCTCGCAGCCCGTACGACGGGACCGGGCGTGGGCGTCATCGGTATGTGCTTCACGGGTGGGTTCGCCCTCGCGGCAGCCGTCGACGACACGGTGCTGGCCTCGGTCCTCAGCCAGCCGTCCGTGCCGATACCGCTCGGGCAGACCCGGCGGCAGGACCCGGGCCTCTCGCAGCCCGAGCTCGACCGGATCGCCGAACGGGCCGAGAAGGACGAGGTCCGGATGATCGCGCTGCGGTTCAGCGAGGACCGGCTCTGCCCGCGCCAGCGATTCGACGTACTGCGTGCGCGGCTCGGCGATGCGTTCGAGATCATCCAGCTCGACTCGTCGCCGGGTAACGCGGCTGGCTTCGGCAAGACCGCGCATTCGGTGCTCACCCGCGAGCTGCGGGAGACGCCCGGGCATCCGACACTGGACGCGCGGGATCGAGTTGTAACGTTCCTACGCGAGCGATTGGGCTAG
- a CDS encoding tartrate dehydrogenase, with translation MTTYRIARIPGDGIGLEVTPAACAVLEAVGRRHGLAFAYDDYDWSCERYQATGAMMPADGLDQVRNHDALLLGAVGSPGVPDHVSLWGLLIPIRRTFRQYVNLRPIKVFEGVESPVRRAVAGEVDLVVVRENVEGEYSEIGGRINRGFPDEMAVQESVFTRAGVTRLVDYAFALAERRTGYVTSATKSNGIVHTMPYWDELVTEVAAGHPDVRWDAEHIDALCAKLVLDPGRFDVIVASNLFGDILSDLAAAVAGSIGMAPAANLNPERDFPSLFEPVHGSAPDIAGRGIANPIGAIWTAAMMLDHLGHPEAATEITDTIAHTLAKTSLRTADLGGSATTTEFTKAVIDRLPR, from the coding sequence ATGACCACTTATCGGATTGCGCGTATCCCTGGTGACGGAATTGGCCTGGAGGTGACTCCGGCCGCCTGTGCGGTGTTGGAGGCTGTCGGGCGGCGGCACGGGCTTGCTTTCGCGTACGACGACTACGACTGGTCATGCGAGCGGTACCAGGCTACGGGCGCCATGATGCCTGCAGACGGCCTAGACCAAGTCCGCAACCACGACGCGCTACTCCTCGGTGCAGTCGGCTCACCCGGCGTCCCGGACCACGTGTCGTTGTGGGGCTTACTGATACCTATACGTCGCACCTTCCGGCAGTACGTCAACCTGCGGCCGATCAAGGTCTTCGAAGGCGTCGAGAGCCCAGTACGACGTGCAGTCGCCGGCGAGGTCGACCTGGTCGTAGTGCGGGAGAACGTCGAGGGTGAGTACAGCGAGATCGGCGGACGGATTAACCGGGGCTTCCCGGACGAGATGGCCGTGCAGGAGTCCGTATTCACCCGTGCCGGTGTGACCCGGCTGGTGGACTACGCCTTCGCGCTGGCGGAGCGCCGTACCGGCTATGTCACCTCGGCCACCAAGTCGAACGGCATCGTGCACACCATGCCGTACTGGGATGAGCTGGTCACCGAGGTCGCGGCCGGCCATCCGGATGTCCGGTGGGATGCCGAGCACATCGACGCGTTGTGCGCGAAGCTCGTGCTGGATCCAGGCCGGTTCGACGTGATCGTCGCGTCGAACCTGTTCGGCGACATCCTCAGCGATCTGGCGGCCGCCGTCGCGGGCAGTATCGGCATGGCCCCGGCCGCGAATCTCAATCCCGAGCGCGACTTCCCGTCCCTGTTCGAGCCGGTGCACGGGTCGGCACCGGATATCGCCGGCCGCGGTATCGCGAACCCGATCGGCGCGATCTGGACCGCCGCGATGATGCTCGACCACCTCGGCCATCCCGAGGCGGCGACCGAGATCACCGACACGATCGCCCACACACTCGCAAAGACCTCGTTACGTACGGCGGATCTCGGTGGTAGCGCGACCACCACCGAATTCACCAAGGCCGTGATCGACAGACTGCCGCGATGA
- a CDS encoding IS1380 family transposase, with protein MQLLHGVSAGFDDPNLVSCAGLVPVMSLAQRCGLGRLTAQRLTLAGAGGANPDAKVACLVAGMVAGADSIDDMDVLRHGGMGRLFAGVRAPSTLGTFLRGFTFGHVRQLDSIAAGVLRNLAAHTPLLPGAGQVAWVDVDDTVRATYGYAKQGTGHGYSGVKGLNALIATVSTPLAAPVVCATRLRKGTAYSVRGAHRLVADAIRAAKAAGATGMVVLRADSAFYSQPVVAAARRAGARFSITARMTPAVAAAIAAIADSDDAWTPITYPNAIWDETEQRLISDAEVAETSFTAFRRRNAGEQVAARLIVRRVKRLNPPGEADGQGELFTTWRYHAVFTDTPLPMLQAEQTHRGHAVIEQVIADLKNSALAHLPSGKFTANAAWLALAAIAFNLTRAAGCLSSTFHARATTATIRTQLITVPARIARSARRLVLHLPRDWPWQHDWTQLHNQSGSPPTPATT; from the coding sequence ATGCAATTGTTGCATGGTGTTTCTGCGGGTTTCGATGACCCGAACCTCGTGTCGTGCGCGGGTCTGGTTCCGGTGATGTCACTGGCGCAGCGGTGTGGGCTGGGTCGGCTGACCGCGCAGCGGTTGACGTTGGCCGGTGCCGGTGGCGCGAACCCGGACGCGAAGGTGGCCTGTCTGGTGGCGGGGATGGTGGCCGGTGCGGACTCGATCGATGACATGGACGTGTTGCGGCACGGTGGAATGGGCCGGTTGTTCGCTGGGGTGCGGGCCCCGAGCACGTTGGGCACGTTCCTGCGCGGCTTCACCTTCGGGCATGTGCGGCAACTCGACAGCATCGCGGCCGGGGTGTTGCGGAACCTGGCGGCGCATACACCGTTGCTGCCCGGGGCCGGCCAAGTCGCCTGGGTTGACGTCGATGACACGGTCCGCGCGACGTATGGATACGCCAAGCAGGGCACCGGCCACGGCTATTCGGGGGTGAAAGGGCTGAACGCGCTGATCGCGACGGTATCGACACCACTGGCCGCTCCGGTGGTCTGCGCGACCCGGCTACGCAAAGGCACGGCGTACTCCGTGCGTGGCGCGCACCGGCTGGTCGCCGACGCGATCCGCGCGGCGAAGGCCGCGGGCGCGACCGGGATGGTCGTACTGCGGGCGGACTCGGCGTTCTACTCCCAGCCAGTGGTCGCTGCTGCCCGCCGCGCCGGCGCCCGGTTCTCCATCACCGCCCGGATGACACCGGCCGTGGCCGCGGCGATCGCCGCGATCGCCGACAGCGATGACGCGTGGACCCCGATCACCTACCCGAACGCGATCTGGGACGAGACCGAACAGCGGCTGATCTCCGACGCCGAGGTCGCCGAAACCAGCTTCACCGCGTTCCGCCGCCGCAACGCCGGCGAACAGGTCGCCGCCCGGCTGATCGTGCGCCGGGTCAAACGCCTCAACCCGCCAGGCGAGGCTGACGGGCAAGGCGAACTGTTCACCACCTGGCGCTACCACGCCGTGTTCACCGACACACCACTACCGATGCTGCAGGCCGAACAGACACACCGCGGCCACGCGGTCATCGAACAAGTCATCGCCGACCTCAAAAACTCAGCCCTGGCCCACCTGCCATCAGGCAAGTTCACCGCGAACGCCGCCTGGCTGGCACTCGCCGCGATCGCCTTCAACCTCACCCGCGCCGCCGGCTGCCTGTCCAGCACCTTCCACGCCCGAGCCACCACCGCCACCATCCGCACCCAGCTGATCACCGTGCCCGCCCGCATCGCCCGATCCGCCCGCCGACTCGTCTTACACCTGCCCCGCGACTGGCCCTGGCAACACGACTGGACCCAACTCCACAACCAATCCGGCAGCCCACCAACCCCAGCCACCACCTGA
- a CDS encoding glycoside hydrolase domain-containing protein, whose amino-acid sequence MRRSRPLGLAAVIATVASLATGLTPAQGASAEQIVKYHGYQVAVPSDWQVVDLAKDPSACLRFDRPAVYLGHVGEQSSCPAHLVGRTAGLHIEALDRQATATAETTETAAGSAVQPAAKSVDGEIKVAVEDAGVLVTAVHAPEQEQTIRNVLGSARLTSGGSRVELVKPAATKSVAAPIIAPGNLLGEAFDACTAPPQSSMNAWRSSPFKAVGIYISGSVRACGQANLTPSWVAANYTNGWQFILIDVGRQAPCTTYNTRMSSDPATARQQGRDAAAASAQAAVNLGFGGGSAIYSDIENYPSNASCKAAVLSYVSGWTLELNARGFLGGVYTSAGSGGVDLSAGAGDPQYTPPNHLWFAWWNGLANTDGGRYIPAGLWVNHQRLHQYRGDHNETWGGVTINIDSNYVDVATPTPPPPMSDGVYRIKAEVGGYDLDVTDCQSHDGADVRMWDRILGSPCQKWHVTSAGSPNAFKIYDGNTGKPLTTQGCATADVTPVTLWTEANTPCETWLIEPIEGGAYKVINSASGTSLDVAGCSASRGADVILWPFHGGPCQRWYFSPA is encoded by the coding sequence ATGAGACGTTCCAGACCACTCGGCCTGGCCGCCGTGATCGCCACGGTGGCCAGTCTGGCGACCGGGCTCACCCCCGCGCAGGGAGCGAGCGCCGAGCAGATCGTGAAGTACCACGGCTACCAGGTAGCGGTGCCGTCCGACTGGCAGGTCGTCGACCTGGCGAAGGACCCGTCCGCTTGCCTTCGCTTCGACCGGCCTGCGGTGTACCTCGGGCATGTCGGCGAGCAGTCCAGTTGCCCGGCCCACCTCGTCGGGCGTACCGCCGGCCTGCACATCGAGGCGCTCGACCGGCAGGCCACCGCGACAGCCGAAACGACCGAGACCGCCGCGGGGTCAGCCGTCCAGCCGGCCGCGAAGTCGGTCGACGGCGAGATCAAGGTTGCGGTCGAGGACGCGGGCGTTCTCGTCACGGCCGTGCACGCTCCCGAGCAGGAGCAGACCATCCGCAACGTCCTCGGCAGCGCTCGGCTGACGTCGGGTGGTAGCCGAGTCGAGCTCGTCAAACCCGCTGCCACCAAGAGCGTCGCGGCGCCGATCATTGCTCCGGGCAACCTTCTCGGCGAGGCGTTCGACGCGTGTACGGCGCCGCCGCAGAGCTCGATGAACGCCTGGCGCAGTTCGCCGTTCAAGGCCGTCGGCATCTACATCAGCGGCAGCGTCCGGGCCTGCGGCCAGGCCAACCTCACGCCTTCGTGGGTGGCGGCGAACTACACCAACGGCTGGCAATTCATCCTGATCGACGTCGGCCGGCAGGCGCCATGCACGACGTACAACACCAGGATGTCGAGCGATCCCGCCACCGCGCGGCAGCAGGGCCGGGACGCGGCGGCCGCTTCGGCGCAGGCGGCGGTCAACCTCGGCTTCGGTGGCGGTAGTGCCATCTACTCCGACATCGAGAACTACCCGTCGAACGCGAGCTGCAAGGCCGCGGTTCTGTCGTACGTCAGTGGCTGGACGCTGGAGCTCAACGCCCGGGGCTTCCTCGGTGGCGTCTACACCAGCGCAGGCTCGGGTGGTGTCGACCTATCGGCCGGAGCGGGCGACCCGCAGTACACGCCGCCGAACCACCTCTGGTTCGCGTGGTGGAACGGCCTCGCCAACACCGATGGTGGCCGCTATATCCCGGCAGGTCTGTGGGTGAACCACCAGCGCCTGCACCAGTACCGCGGCGACCACAACGAGACGTGGGGTGGCGTGACGATCAACATCGACAGCAACTACGTCGACGTGGCGACACCAACTCCCCCGCCGCCGATGTCCGACGGCGTCTACCGGATCAAGGCCGAGGTCGGCGGGTACGACCTGGACGTGACCGATTGCCAGAGCCACGACGGCGCCGACGTACGGATGTGGGACCGGATCCTCGGCAGCCCCTGCCAGAAGTGGCACGTCACCTCGGCGGGTAGTCCGAACGCCTTCAAGATCTACGACGGCAACACCGGCAAGCCGCTCACCACGCAAGGGTGTGCGACCGCCGACGTGACGCCGGTGACCTTGTGGACCGAGGCCAACACGCCTTGCGAGACCTGGCTGATCGAGCCGATCGAGGGTGGCGCGTACAAGGTGATCAACAGTGCCAGTGGTACGTCTCTCGACGTGGCGGGCTGTTCCGCCAGCCGCGGAGCGGACGTAATCCTCTGGCCCTTCCATGGCGGCCCCTGCCAACGCTGGTACTTCAGCCCGGCGTAA
- a CDS encoding ROK family transcriptional regulator: MTLSDGQRGQRSSGVVAPADHVSLRRHNLAVVLRHIRDAGPRSRARIASDTGLNKATVSSLVAELVDRGLLREAEAERGAVGRPGQLVELDGRRVCGVGAEVNVDYLAVTALDLTGGVIIESRVPFDAAHLGSAATFDRLEGLIEEALQAIGTRGGQPVGVTLAVPGLVQSAAGTLALAPNLGWEKVDVVQAMTERLGNPTYKVSVDNEANLAALAAYAEIAAADPTAVRDLVLLTGAVGVGGGVVAGGQLLRGGHGFSGEVGHIPVAPAGRRCGCGRTGCWETVIGLTALLDKATEPDDPVRDVSLDVEQRLAEITRRAEAGDERTLAALADVGTWLGLGGAILVNILNPDVLVLGGYFGALGPWLTAPLEEAIRDRVIAPDGGGCRVLRSGLGFTAAVRGGAQISLDSVFDDPTQVPTQVGASA, encoded by the coding sequence GTGACCCTGTCCGACGGCCAACGCGGTCAACGCTCGAGCGGCGTCGTCGCTCCCGCCGATCACGTCTCCCTGCGCCGCCACAACCTCGCCGTGGTCCTTCGCCACATCCGCGACGCCGGTCCGCGATCACGCGCCCGGATCGCCTCCGACACCGGCCTGAACAAGGCAACCGTCAGCAGCCTCGTCGCCGAACTGGTCGACCGCGGCCTGTTGCGAGAGGCCGAGGCTGAGCGTGGTGCGGTCGGCCGGCCCGGCCAACTCGTCGAGCTCGACGGCCGCCGGGTGTGCGGTGTCGGTGCCGAGGTCAACGTCGACTACCTGGCCGTCACCGCGCTCGACCTGACCGGTGGCGTGATCATCGAGAGTCGCGTCCCGTTCGACGCCGCACACCTCGGTTCCGCGGCCACCTTCGATCGCCTCGAGGGTCTGATCGAAGAAGCGCTCCAAGCGATCGGCACGCGGGGCGGCCAGCCCGTCGGCGTAACGCTCGCCGTGCCGGGTCTCGTGCAGAGCGCGGCCGGCACGTTGGCCCTCGCGCCCAACCTGGGCTGGGAAAAGGTCGATGTCGTCCAGGCCATGACCGAGCGCCTCGGCAATCCGACGTACAAGGTGAGTGTCGACAACGAGGCGAATCTCGCGGCCCTGGCGGCGTACGCCGAGATCGCCGCGGCGGATCCCACCGCGGTTCGGGATCTCGTCTTGCTCACGGGGGCTGTCGGTGTCGGTGGTGGCGTGGTCGCGGGCGGGCAGTTGCTCCGGGGCGGCCACGGGTTCAGCGGCGAGGTCGGCCACATCCCGGTCGCGCCGGCCGGACGTCGTTGCGGCTGTGGCCGGACCGGCTGCTGGGAGACGGTCATCGGCCTGACCGCGTTGCTGGACAAAGCGACCGAACCGGATGATCCGGTACGGGACGTTTCGCTCGACGTCGAGCAACGCCTCGCCGAGATCACCCGGCGGGCCGAGGCCGGGGACGAGCGCACGCTGGCCGCCTTGGCCGACGTCGGGACCTGGCTCGGTCTCGGTGGCGCCATTCTCGTCAACATCCTGAACCCGGACGTGCTCGTGCTCGGCGGCTACTTCGGCGCACTCGGGCCCTGGCTGACCGCACCGCTGGAGGAGGCGATCCGCGACCGCGTGATCGCGCCGGACGGCGGCGGCTGCCGGGTGCTGCGTTCCGGCCTCGGCTTCACCGCGGCGGTGCGCGGCGGTGCACAGATCTCGCTGGACTCGGTCTTCGACGACCCGACCCAAGTCCCCACCCAGGTTGGAGCTTCGGCATGA
- a CDS encoding glycoside hydrolase family 71/99-like protein has translation MASPPGDVVGKITVGYQGWFACAGDGAPINGWWHWSSNWGQPPSPSNNAIASWPDVRDYTSTYQTAYSNLGNGQPAKLFSSYDQQTVNTHFQWMQQHGCDTAALQRFNPTGGEGPTRDAMAVKVRQAAEQYGRKFYIMYDATAWTNMQPEMKADWINKMRAYTSSPMYAKQNGKPVVCIWGFGFNEANKAWPASVCLDVVNWFKGQGCYVIGGVPTHWRRGVEDSRAGYLDVYHAFNMISPWMVGRISDVAGADHYYNNVNQQDQADCNAHGIDYQPCVIPGDLQSGHRRHGDLMWRQFYNLTRVGVQGMYISMFDEYNEGNQIAKTAESSAWIPNGSGIRALDEDGTACSSDYYLRLTADGGRMFKGQIGVTPTRPTSPMPNQGVGSVVFYQHVDYLGAAGQPLARGQYTQAQLAAAGVPAWWASSVRVPQGWTVTMYAGDNFTGQSWTRTADTPNFTTLTPNANDQLLSCQIT, from the coding sequence GTGGCCAGTCCGCCTGGTGATGTGGTCGGCAAGATCACCGTCGGCTATCAGGGCTGGTTCGCCTGTGCCGGCGATGGCGCACCGATCAACGGCTGGTGGCACTGGAGCAGCAACTGGGGCCAGCCACCGTCACCCAGCAACAACGCGATCGCCAGCTGGCCGGACGTTCGCGACTACACCAGCACCTACCAGACGGCGTACTCGAATCTCGGAAACGGCCAGCCTGCAAAGCTCTTCTCGTCGTACGACCAGCAGACCGTCAACACGCATTTCCAGTGGATGCAGCAGCACGGGTGCGATACCGCTGCCCTGCAACGGTTCAACCCGACCGGTGGTGAAGGCCCGACCCGCGACGCGATGGCGGTCAAGGTCCGGCAGGCGGCCGAGCAGTACGGCCGGAAGTTCTACATCATGTACGACGCGACCGCGTGGACGAACATGCAGCCGGAGATGAAAGCCGACTGGATCAACAAGATGCGGGCCTATACCTCGTCGCCGATGTACGCGAAGCAGAACGGCAAACCGGTCGTATGCATCTGGGGCTTCGGCTTCAACGAGGCGAACAAAGCGTGGCCCGCCTCGGTCTGCCTTGATGTCGTCAACTGGTTCAAGGGCCAGGGCTGCTACGTCATCGGCGGTGTGCCGACGCATTGGCGGCGCGGGGTTGAGGATTCGCGCGCGGGCTACCTCGACGTCTACCACGCGTTCAACATGATCTCGCCGTGGATGGTCGGCCGGATCAGCGACGTCGCCGGCGCGGATCACTACTACAACAACGTGAATCAGCAAGACCAGGCCGACTGCAACGCTCACGGCATCGACTACCAGCCGTGCGTGATCCCGGGTGATCTGCAGTCCGGTCATCGGCGTCACGGTGATCTGATGTGGCGGCAGTTCTACAACCTCACGCGAGTCGGCGTGCAGGGCATGTACATCTCGATGTTCGACGAATACAACGAGGGCAACCAGATCGCCAAGACAGCCGAGTCCTCGGCGTGGATCCCGAATGGTTCAGGCATTCGGGCTCTCGACGAGGACGGCACCGCTTGTTCGTCCGACTACTACCTGCGGCTCACTGCGGACGGCGGCCGGATGTTCAAGGGCCAGATCGGAGTCACACCGACGCGTCCTACTTCTCCAATGCCTAACCAGGGCGTGGGAAGCGTGGTGTTCTACCAGCACGTCGACTATCTGGGAGCTGCCGGTCAGCCGTTGGCGCGCGGTCAATACACGCAAGCGCAACTCGCCGCGGCCGGCGTACCGGCTTGGTGGGCGTCGTCAGTGCGAGTGCCGCAGGGCTGGACCGTAACCATGTACGCCGGCGACAACTTCACCGGCCAAAGCTGGACCCGAACCGCCGACACCCCCAACTTCACCACCCTCACCCCCAACGCCAACGACCAACTCCTCTCCTGCCAAATCACCTAA
- a CDS encoding sugar ABC transporter ATP-binding protein, translated as MSTELLRMTGIVKTFPGVRALDGVDLDVRRGEVHCLLGQNGAGKSTLIRVLSGAHQPDEGTIVVDGNETSFSDPVGAMKLGIATIYQELDLVPDLTVAENVFLGHEPARFGFTDRSEIIGRTRELLKGLGHGEIPPGRRVGALSAAGQQVVSMARALSRDAQLIVMDEPSAVLDSEEVANLFRVIRDLTARGVAVVYISHRLEEIRAIGDRVTVLKDGATVATGLSAKETHTTELIRLMTGRSIEYVFPPRRSVPRDAEVVLKVEGLSRPGEFQDIGFEVRAGEVLGLAGLVGSGRSEILETLYGARRAATGEVHVDGRRLRPGQVGAAVKAGVGLAPEERKSQALLLDESVYRNVTVSSLARFATAGFLNRKAERDATEELTRALDVRPAGVERPVRNLSGGNQQKVVLARWLLRECRVLLLDEPTRGVDVGARSEIYALVRRLADSGVAVVLVSSEVEEVLGLADRVVVLREGRAVYSGPADEIDEHRVLDLVMEGSVV; from the coding sequence ATGAGTACGGAACTTCTCCGCATGACCGGCATCGTCAAGACGTTCCCGGGCGTCCGGGCTCTCGACGGTGTCGACCTCGACGTACGCCGGGGCGAGGTGCACTGCCTGCTCGGCCAGAACGGCGCGGGCAAGTCGACGTTGATCCGGGTGCTGTCCGGCGCCCACCAGCCGGACGAGGGCACGATCGTTGTCGACGGCAACGAAACGTCGTTCAGCGATCCCGTCGGCGCGATGAAACTCGGCATCGCCACCATCTACCAGGAGCTCGACCTGGTGCCGGATCTCACCGTCGCCGAGAACGTCTTCCTCGGTCACGAGCCGGCCCGCTTCGGCTTCACGGATCGCTCGGAGATCATCGGCCGAACGCGCGAGCTGCTCAAAGGCCTCGGCCACGGCGAGATCCCGCCCGGCCGCCGGGTCGGCGCGCTCTCCGCGGCCGGCCAGCAGGTCGTCAGCATGGCGCGCGCCCTGTCGCGAGACGCCCAGCTGATTGTGATGGACGAGCCGTCGGCGGTGCTCGACTCCGAGGAGGTCGCGAACCTCTTCCGGGTCATCCGCGACCTGACCGCCCGAGGCGTCGCCGTCGTCTACATCTCCCATCGCCTCGAGGAGATTCGCGCGATCGGTGACCGCGTCACCGTGTTGAAGGACGGCGCAACCGTCGCGACCGGCCTCTCGGCGAAGGAGACGCACACCACCGAGCTGATCCGTCTGATGACCGGTCGCTCCATCGAGTACGTCTTCCCGCCGCGCCGGTCCGTCCCGAGAGACGCCGAGGTCGTGCTCAAGGTCGAAGGCCTGTCGCGACCGGGCGAATTCCAGGACATCGGGTTCGAGGTACGCGCCGGCGAGGTGCTCGGCCTAGCAGGGCTCGTCGGCTCGGGCCGTTCCGAAATCCTCGAAACCCTGTACGGCGCCAGGCGCGCCGCCACCGGCGAGGTCCACGTGGACGGCCGACGGCTTCGGCCCGGCCAGGTCGGAGCGGCCGTCAAAGCAGGCGTCGGACTCGCGCCGGAGGAACGCAAGAGCCAGGCGTTGCTGCTGGACGAATCGGTCTACCGCAACGTCACGGTGTCGAGTCTTGCCAGGTTCGCCACCGCGGGCTTTCTCAACCGGAAGGCCGAGCGGGACGCCACCGAAGAGCTGACCCGGGCACTCGACGTACGCCCTGCCGGAGTCGAACGGCCCGTCCGGAACCTGTCCGGCGGTAACCAGCAGAAGGTCGTGCTCGCGCGCTGGCTGTTGCGCGAATGCCGGGTGCTGCTGCTCGACGAGCCGACCCGGGGCGTCGACGTTGGTGCCCGTTCGGAGATCTATGCGCTGGTACGGCGGCTCGCGGACAGCGGGGTCGCCGTGGTGCTGGTGTCCAGCGAGGTGGAGGAGGTGCTCGGTCTGGCCGACCGGGTGGTGGTGCTTCGGGAGGGGCGGGCCGTGTACAGCGGACCCGCGGACGAAATCGACGAGCACCGGGTCCTCGACCTGGTGATGGAAGGGAGTGTCGTGTGA
- a CDS encoding IS30 family transposase, which produces MTRAAKEVGVHPGTARDWHHGVRRVGNTRVYPDGRVVDYGTTTRYSTSMTPSADAVISDRYLCLDQRLAIADGRVNKLTLTAIAAGIGKDKSTVSREIRAHSVEGTYLPHQAHRDAAAARARPKTSKLVTDPALREQVELGLERKLSPEQISNRLVKDFPDDESMRVSHETIYKALYFQARGGLKREVQTALRTGRTRRKPQRQPGQRQHRFVEEMIMISERPAEADDRAVPGHWEGDLIMGENNRSAIATLVERTTRYTMLVHLPGGHDAEQVRDGLIATMKTLPGHLRGSLTWDQGCEMAKHKQFSIATDMAVYFCDPHSPWQRGTNENTNGLLRQYFPKGTDLSIHGPEDLEHVAQELNGRPRKTLDWDTPAERLRDLLTT; this is translated from the coding sequence ATCACGCGCGCAGCCAAGGAGGTGGGCGTGCATCCGGGTACTGCGCGGGACTGGCATCACGGGGTCCGCAGGGTGGGCAACACGCGGGTCTATCCCGATGGGCGGGTCGTGGACTACGGCACCACAACCCGATACTCCACTTCCATGACCCCATCAGCTGACGCGGTGATCAGCGACCGTTACCTGTGCCTGGACCAGCGGCTGGCGATCGCCGATGGGCGGGTCAACAAACTCACCTTGACCGCGATCGCGGCCGGCATCGGCAAGGACAAGTCCACAGTCTCTCGTGAGATCCGCGCCCACAGTGTTGAAGGAACCTACCTGCCCCACCAGGCCCACCGCGACGCTGCGGCCGCCAGGGCCCGGCCCAAGACCTCAAAGCTGGTCACCGATCCCGCGTTGCGTGAGCAGGTCGAGCTGGGTCTGGAGCGGAAGTTGTCGCCGGAGCAGATTTCGAACAGGCTCGTCAAGGACTTCCCCGACGACGAGAGCATGCGCGTGAGCCACGAGACGATCTACAAGGCGCTCTACTTCCAGGCCCGCGGCGGCCTCAAACGCGAAGTCCAGACCGCGCTGCGCACCGGACGGACCCGCCGCAAACCACAACGCCAGCCCGGCCAGCGCCAGCACCGGTTCGTCGAGGAGATGATCATGATCTCCGAGCGGCCCGCCGAGGCCGACGATCGCGCGGTTCCCGGCCACTGGGAAGGCGACCTGATCATGGGCGAGAACAACCGGTCCGCGATCGCCACCCTGGTCGAACGCACCACCCGCTACACGATGCTGGTCCACCTGCCCGGCGGCCACGACGCCGAACAGGTCCGCGACGGTCTCATCGCGACGATGAAAACCCTGCCCGGCCATCTGCGCGGCTCGCTGACCTGGGACCAGGGCTGCGAAATGGCCAAACACAAACAGTTCTCCATCGCCACCGACATGGCCGTCTACTTCTGCGACCCGCACTCCCCCTGGCAGCGCGGCACCAACGAAAACACCAACGGACTACTGCGCCAGTACTTCCCCAAGGGCACCGACCTGAGCATCCACGGACCCGAAGACCTCGAACACGTCGCCCAAGAACTCAACGGGCGACCACGCAAAACGCTCGACTGGGACACCCCAGCCGAACGCCTACGTGATCTACTCACCACCTAG